DNA from Krasilnikovia cinnamomea:
GGCGGACTGTACGAGTGACTCAGAGGCGGAACGCGGTCGTCATCGCGGGGGCGGTGCGCGCGCATCCCAGCGGTGGCAGCCCCAGAATGTCCTCGATCGTGCGCAGGGTGGAGCAGTGCGTGTACGGCTGGTCCGCCGTGACGTGCCGGGTGGACGGTGCGATGACCAGCGTCGGGATGTGGTTGTTTGTCTTGGTTCCCTCGTCCCAGGTGATGATCACGGCGAGTCGTCCGGCCCGGTAGTCCGGCCCAGCGAGGATCTGGGAGACCCAGTCGCGCAGCCAGCGGTCCCCGTTGGCGGTGCGCTGCTGCGGGCAGGCGTCGGCGCCGTGCATGTCGTGGCAGGCGTCCGGACTGACCAGGCCGAACGCCGGCAGCGTGCCCGCGGCGACATCGTCGTGCAGCGCGCCCGAACTCGGATCGCCCAGCGGCAGCACCCAGCGGGCACAGTCGGCCCGGTCGTCGACGTAGTAGGTGGCCGGGACGTGCCGGACCAGGTAACGGCCCTCGGCCGCGTTCTGCAGGACACACCGGCCCGGCGACGATTCGGCGTAGTTGCGCCATTCGCGTCCGCTGGCGGCGACCTGGTGGAAGAGGTTGTCGCCGGTGATCGGATGGGCGCGCGGGGCCCGGTCGTCGCACACGTCGTGCGTGCTGCCGCTGGTCAGCAGCAGGTACGCGGCCAGCGACGGGCATTCCGGCGGGTAGCCCGCGTCCACCTGGCGGGCCAGGCCGTAGGTGGCGGCGAGATCGTTGAGGTACGGCGCGTCCCCGTCGCCGATGATGGCGTCGTACTCGTGGTTCTCCTCCATGATCAGCAGCACCTTGCTGTACTGGCGGGGCACACCGTCCGGGCGGGGCAGCGGCGGCGCGGAGGTCGGCGGCATCGGGGCCGGGGCCGCCCGGGTGCAGCCGGCGAGCGTCAGCACCAGCGTCGCCAGCAGCACCGCCGCCCATCGCCGGCCGGCCTGACCACGGGAGTTCACCTGTGCGTTTTGTCCCATGCTCTCTGAACGAGGGTGGCCGCGTGCCGAGGCGGCCGGTCATCCAGCGTGCGGTCTAACCGTGACGTCGAAGATCGGGTCCGCCGCCAGCCGCCGGAACGCGGCCAGGCCGGACTCGGAGCTGTCCACGCTGATGTCCCGGTCACCGAACGCGTCGTTCTCGGTGTCGAAGTAGACGATCGCTTTGATCGCCGGCCGCCTGCGCAGCTCCGGCAGCACGCTCGCCGGAAGCTCACGCGCTTTTCACCGGCGGCCGGGAGCGCTGGACGCCGTTTCTCGTTCATATTTGACACATCACCGCTACGGTGCCCGTCTCACCGTCGATGGGAGTCGGCAATGGGCCGCACACCTCGCTGGACCATCCCCCTCGCCACCCTCACCACGCTGACCCTCGCGGTCACGATCGGCGCCGCGACCGCCGCCGACGCCACCCCGTCCGGGATCCCCTCCACCTCGACCGCGCAGGCCCAACTGGACGCGCTGACCGTGGCCCCGCAGGGCTCGACCAGCGGCTACTCGCGCGACCTGTTCCCGCACTGGATAACCATCAGCGGCAGCTGCAACACCCGGGAGACCGTGCTGCAGCGCGACGGCACCTCGGTGGTCACCGACGCGTCCTGCGCCGCGGTCTCCGGCTCCTGGTACTCACCGTTCGACGGCGCCACCTGGTACGCCGCCTCCGATGTGGACATCGACCACCTCGTCCCGCTGGCCGAGGCCTGGCGCTCCGGCGCGAACACCTGGACCACCAGCCGGCGCCAGGCGTTCGCCAACGACCTCACCCGCCCCCAGCTGATCGCCGTCACCGACGACGTCAACCAGGCCAAGGGAGACCAGGACCCCGCCACGTGGCAGCCGTCCGTGTACTCCTACCGGTGCACCTACGCCAAGATGTGGATCGCGGTGAAGTACCACTGGAGCCTCACCGCGCAGGCGAGTGAGGCCGGCGCCCTGCAAACCATGCTCGACACCTGCACCACCTGACCGACGCGTCACGGGCCGTCGGGCGGAATCCAGCCCAGATGGGCGGCCCGTACGCCGGCCTGGAAGCGGGTCTCGGCGTCCAGCCGGACCAGCAGCCGGCGTAGCCGCCGCTGAAAGGTGCGGTAGCTCAGGCCCAGTTGACGGGCGATCGCCTCGTCCGGCAGGCCCGTGGTGAGCAGCGTCAGCAGCCGCCGCTCGTCGCGGGTCGGACCGGCGGCACCGGTACCGGCGTCCGTCGTGGACCCCAGCGGCAGCGCCCGGTCCCACAGCGACTCGAACAGCGCACCGAGCGCCTCCAGCAGCGCCGAGGGATGCACCACGACGATGCTCTCGATGGAGGACGGCGCCGCCTGCAGGGGGATCAGGCCCACCCGGTCGTCGGCGAGGATCAGCTTGGTCGGCGTGGCGGCCA
Protein-coding regions in this window:
- a CDS encoding HNH endonuclease family protein codes for the protein MGRTPRWTIPLATLTTLTLAVTIGAATAADATPSGIPSTSTAQAQLDALTVAPQGSTSGYSRDLFPHWITISGSCNTRETVLQRDGTSVVTDASCAAVSGSWYSPFDGATWYAASDVDIDHLVPLAEAWRSGANTWTTSRRQAFANDLTRPQLIAVTDDVNQAKGDQDPATWQPSVYSYRCTYAKMWIAVKYHWSLTAQASEAGALQTMLDTCTT
- a CDS encoding alkaline phosphatase family protein, whose amino-acid sequence is MGQNAQVNSRGQAGRRWAAVLLATLVLTLAGCTRAAPAPMPPTSAPPLPRPDGVPRQYSKVLLIMEENHEYDAIIGDGDAPYLNDLAATYGLARQVDAGYPPECPSLAAYLLLTSGSTHDVCDDRAPRAHPITGDNLFHQVAASGREWRNYAESSPGRCVLQNAAEGRYLVRHVPATYYVDDRADCARWVLPLGDPSSGALHDDVAAGTLPAFGLVSPDACHDMHGADACPQQRTANGDRWLRDWVSQILAGPDYRAGRLAVIITWDEGTKTNNHIPTLVIAPSTRHVTADQPYTHCSTLRTIEDILGLPPLGCARTAPAMTTAFRL